The proteins below come from a single Dermatophilaceae bacterium Soc4.6 genomic window:
- a CDS encoding DoxX family protein, protein MKPSASVVPPLTRGIGGLATAFLVSGVVHLVRPQVFEPTIPPQLAHPRQLVIWSGVAEIVCGAGMLVPQTRRRAGLASAALLVGVWPANAQMLVSAHQRAQRSPGSWTAQAERAVTAVRLPLQAPLIRLALRAAGR, encoded by the coding sequence ATGAAGCCCTCCGCCAGCGTCGTGCCCCCACTCACCCGGGGGATCGGCGGCCTCGCCACCGCCTTCCTCGTCTCCGGAGTCGTCCACCTTGTGCGCCCGCAGGTCTTCGAGCCGACCATCCCCCCGCAGCTGGCGCATCCGCGTCAGCTCGTGATCTGGTCGGGTGTGGCTGAGATCGTCTGCGGCGCAGGCATGCTCGTGCCGCAGACCCGGCGCCGGGCCGGGCTGGCCAGTGCGGCCCTGCTGGTAGGCGTGTGGCCGGCGAACGCGCAGATGCTGGTCTCGGCGCACCAGCGCGCCCAGCGCTCGCCCGGCTCGTGGACGGCCCAGGCCGAGCGTGCGGTCACGGCCGTGCGGTTGCCGCTGCAGGCGCCGCTCATCCGTCTCGCGCTGCGAGCTGCGGGCCGCTGA
- a CDS encoding LacI family DNA-binding transcriptional regulator codes for MADVATLAEVSIKTVSRVVNDEPGVRSETATRVKAVIDELGFHRHEGASMLRKGRSTSIGLIVEDLANPWYSQLAAAMEREARGRGHFLISTSAEGSSAREAELVDALVARRVEGLVVVPASVVASAEIASAAQEIPVVCVDRPLPGLLADTVLSDNEGGVRSAVEHLVAHRHQRIGFLGDHAGVWTAQQRLAAFCASLDALGMVVPATTRLGPYAPGEVAALLARWTQGPDPISAIITSNNRVTLQVISAVREGGLDLVVIGYDDFELADFLDPPVTCVHQDPAALGERAIQQLFARLDGERGEPRTFVIPTRLIVRGVPRRPAHTR; via the coding sequence ATGGCCGACGTCGCCACGCTCGCCGAGGTGTCGATCAAGACGGTCTCGCGCGTGGTCAACGACGAGCCCGGTGTGCGGTCGGAGACGGCGACCCGGGTCAAGGCGGTGATCGACGAGCTGGGGTTCCATCGGCACGAGGGCGCGAGCATGCTGCGCAAGGGTCGGTCGACCAGCATCGGCCTGATCGTCGAGGACCTCGCCAACCCGTGGTACTCCCAGCTCGCCGCGGCGATGGAGCGCGAGGCCCGCGGCCGTGGCCACTTCCTGATCTCGACCTCGGCCGAGGGCTCGTCGGCGCGGGAGGCTGAGCTGGTCGACGCCCTCGTCGCCCGACGCGTCGAGGGCCTCGTGGTCGTGCCGGCCTCGGTCGTCGCCAGCGCCGAGATCGCGAGCGCGGCGCAGGAGATCCCGGTCGTCTGCGTCGACCGGCCACTGCCGGGTCTCCTCGCCGACACGGTGCTCAGCGACAACGAGGGTGGAGTCCGATCGGCGGTCGAGCACCTGGTGGCGCACCGGCACCAGCGCATCGGCTTCCTCGGTGACCACGCCGGGGTCTGGACCGCCCAGCAGCGGCTGGCCGCCTTCTGCGCCTCGCTCGACGCCCTCGGCATGGTCGTCCCGGCCACCACCCGACTCGGTCCCTACGCGCCGGGCGAGGTCGCTGCCCTGCTGGCCCGGTGGACACAGGGGCCCGACCCCATCAGCGCCATCATCACGAGCAACAACCGCGTCACCCTGCAGGTCATCAGCGCCGTGCGTGAGGGCGGCCTCGACCTTGTGGTCATCGGCTACGACGACTTCGAGCTGGCCGACTTCCTCGACCCCCCGGTCACCTGTGTTCACCAGGACCCGGCGGCACTCGGAGAGAGGGCCATCCAGCAGCTCTTCGCGCGGCTCGACGGGGAGCGCGGCGAGCCCCGCACCTTCGTCATCCCGACCCGGCTGATCGTGCGCGGGGTGCCCCGCCGCCCGGCCCACACCCGCTAG
- a CDS encoding sugar ABC transporter ATP-binding protein: protein MSQVDMAKATTPPPGEVILEMRGITKSFPGVKALADVSMVVRRAEVHSICGENGAGKSTLMKVLSGVYQAEEGEIVFDGQVRHFSNIRESEHAGVVIIHQELALIPELSIAENIFLGNEQRGSFGIDWTVTRQRATELLARVGLVENPDSKVKDIGVGKQQLVEIAKALSKDVKLLILDEPTAALNETDSQHLLDLIAGLRAKGVTCIMISHKLNEIEQISDAITVIRDGKTIETMRVKDEGVDENRIIKAMVGRDLESRFPEYTPSIGEKFFEVDDWTVRHPEVGDRLVCKRESFYVRRGEIVGFAGLMGAGRTELMRSLFGRSYGTYVSGRIVMDGKEISLYSVSQAIDAGLAYVTEDRKTLGLNLLDDIKRTTVSANLKRITHGGQVSDAEEYRFADQYRLELRTKAPTVDEGISKLSGGNQQKVVLSKWLFTEPDLLILDEPTRGIDVGAKFEIYGIIQKLAASGKGVIVVSSELPELLGLSDRIYSICEGAITGVLDKGHADQESLMRLMTKNSHGGGDVETHTAVLV, encoded by the coding sequence ATGAGCCAGGTTGACATGGCCAAGGCCACGACTCCCCCACCGGGTGAGGTCATCCTCGAGATGCGAGGGATCACCAAGAGCTTCCCGGGGGTGAAGGCGCTCGCCGACGTGAGCATGGTCGTGAGGCGGGCCGAGGTGCACTCCATCTGCGGTGAGAACGGCGCCGGCAAGTCGACCCTGATGAAGGTCCTCTCGGGCGTCTACCAGGCCGAGGAGGGCGAGATCGTCTTCGACGGCCAGGTGCGCCACTTCTCCAACATCCGTGAGAGCGAGCACGCCGGCGTCGTCATCATCCACCAGGAGCTCGCGCTCATCCCCGAGCTGTCGATCGCCGAGAACATCTTCCTGGGCAACGAGCAGCGGGGCAGCTTCGGCATCGACTGGACGGTCACCCGGCAGCGGGCCACCGAGCTGCTCGCCCGGGTCGGCCTGGTGGAGAACCCCGACAGCAAGGTCAAGGACATCGGCGTCGGCAAGCAGCAGCTGGTCGAGATCGCCAAGGCCCTGAGCAAGGACGTCAAGCTCCTCATCCTCGACGAGCCGACCGCGGCGCTCAACGAGACCGACAGCCAGCACCTGCTGGACCTGATCGCCGGCCTGCGGGCCAAGGGCGTCACCTGCATCATGATCAGCCACAAGCTCAACGAGATCGAGCAGATCTCCGACGCGATCACGGTCATCCGCGACGGCAAGACGATCGAGACGATGCGGGTCAAGGACGAGGGCGTCGACGAGAACCGCATCATCAAGGCGATGGTGGGTCGCGACCTCGAGTCCCGCTTCCCCGAGTACACGCCCTCGATCGGTGAGAAGTTCTTCGAGGTCGACGACTGGACCGTGCGCCACCCCGAGGTCGGTGACCGGCTGGTGTGCAAGCGCGAGAGCTTCTACGTGCGCCGTGGCGAGATCGTCGGCTTCGCCGGGCTGATGGGCGCCGGTCGCACCGAGCTGATGCGCAGCCTGTTCGGGCGCTCCTACGGCACCTACGTGTCGGGCCGGATCGTCATGGACGGCAAGGAGATCTCGCTGTACAGCGTGTCGCAGGCGATCGACGCCGGCCTGGCCTACGTCACCGAGGACCGCAAGACCCTCGGGCTCAACCTGCTCGACGACATCAAGCGCACGACGGTCAGCGCCAACCTGAAGCGGATCACCCACGGTGGGCAGGTCAGTGACGCGGAGGAGTACCGCTTCGCTGACCAGTACCGGCTCGAGCTGCGCACCAAGGCCCCCACCGTCGACGAGGGCATCTCCAAGCTCTCGGGCGGCAACCAGCAGAAGGTCGTCCTGAGCAAGTGGCTCTTCACCGAGCCCGACCTGCTGATCCTCGACGAGCCCACCCGCGGCATCGACGTCGGCGCCAAGTTCGAGATCTACGGCATCATCCAGAAGCTCGCCGCATCGGGCAAGGGCGTCATCGTCGTCTCCTCCGAGCTGCCTGAGCTGCTCGGGCTCTCCGACCGGATCTACTCGATCTGCGAGGGTGCGATCACCGGCGTCCTCGACAAGGGACACGCCGACCAGGAGTCGCTGATGCGCCTGATGACCAAGAACTCGCACGGCGGCGGCGACGTCGAGACTCACACCGCCGTCCTGGTCTGA
- the mmsB gene encoding multiple monosaccharide ABC transporter permease: MNKVKKIFGGDTRQLGMIIALVALMVFFHVWTGGLVISPNNFNNILQGNAYILVLAIGMVLVIIAGHIDLSVGSVAAAVGIIVALAIQNYSLPWYLAVLLGLAAGAVAGAWQGFWVATVGIPAFIVTLAGMLFFRGVNQYIGKSNSVTVPSDFVQIGAGTLPEVGPTTGYNNLTLLLGILACVGIVVGAVRGRARLTKIGAAVEDAWIMWTRLALITVAIMAVMLLFASGTKGFPYSGLILVALVLIYGFISNRTITGRHIYAVGGNRHAAELSGVKSKRINFLVMMNMSILAALAGMMFVARSQASGPFDGTGWELDAIAAVFIGGAAVSGGVGTVVGSIVGGLVMAVLNNGLQLKGIGADATYMIKGLVLLLAVAFDVYNKSQGKPSITGVFMRGRGSSSSSGDSTVAPPLTSDGGNPAASETQPIGAAISRS, from the coding sequence ATGAACAAGGTCAAGAAGATCTTCGGTGGAGACACCCGCCAGCTCGGCATGATCATCGCCCTCGTCGCGCTGATGGTCTTCTTCCACGTCTGGACCGGTGGCCTCGTCATCAGTCCCAACAACTTCAACAACATCCTGCAGGGCAACGCCTACATCCTCGTGCTGGCCATCGGCATGGTGCTCGTCATCATCGCCGGGCACATCGACCTGTCGGTCGGGTCGGTCGCCGCGGCGGTCGGGATCATCGTGGCCCTGGCGATCCAGAACTACAGCCTCCCGTGGTACCTCGCGGTGCTGCTCGGCCTGGCCGCCGGTGCGGTCGCCGGCGCCTGGCAGGGGTTCTGGGTCGCGACCGTCGGCATTCCCGCCTTCATCGTGACCCTCGCGGGCATGCTCTTCTTCCGCGGCGTCAACCAGTACATCGGCAAGTCCAACTCCGTGACCGTCCCCAGCGACTTCGTGCAGATCGGTGCAGGCACCCTGCCCGAGGTCGGGCCCACCACCGGCTACAACAACCTCACCCTGCTGCTCGGCATCCTGGCCTGCGTGGGCATCGTCGTCGGGGCCGTCCGTGGCCGTGCGCGTCTCACCAAGATCGGCGCCGCCGTCGAGGACGCCTGGATCATGTGGACGCGGCTCGCGCTCATCACGGTCGCGATCATGGCCGTCATGCTGCTCTTCGCCTCCGGCACCAAGGGCTTCCCCTACTCGGGCCTGATCCTCGTCGCGCTGGTCCTGATCTACGGGTTCATCTCCAACCGCACCATCACCGGGCGCCACATCTACGCCGTGGGTGGCAACCGGCACGCCGCCGAGCTGTCGGGCGTCAAGAGCAAGCGCATCAACTTCCTCGTGATGATGAACATGTCGATCCTGGCGGCCCTCGCCGGCATGATGTTCGTCGCCCGTTCGCAGGCCTCCGGACCCTTCGACGGCACCGGCTGGGAGCTCGACGCCATCGCTGCCGTCTTCATCGGTGGCGCTGCCGTCTCCGGCGGCGTGGGCACGGTCGTCGGCTCCATCGTCGGTGGCCTCGTGATGGCGGTGCTCAACAACGGCCTCCAGCTCAAGGGCATCGGCGCCGACGCGACGTACATGATCAAGGGCTTGGTGCTGCTCCTCGCCGTCGCCTTCGACGTCTACAACAAGAGCCAGGGCAAGCCCTCGATCACCGGCGTCTTCATGCGCGGCAGGGGCAGCTCCTCCTCCTCCGGCGACTCCACCGTCGCCCCGCCCCTGACCTCCGACGGCGGCAACCCCGCCGCCTCGGAGACTCAGCCCATCGGCGCGGCCATCAGCCGCAGCTGA
- a CDS encoding sugar-binding protein, producing MRTFAKVLAVSSVAALALTGCGRSDTTTTSPGSTAGGAAAGFPANSVIGVALPQKTSENWVLAEKLFNDGLKSAGFTADVQFANGGVTEQQNQISSMVTKGAKVIVVGAIDGKQLGTQLQSAKDSGATIIAYDRLVLDTQAVDYYAAFDNFKVGVLQGTALLDGMKAKKANGPYNIELFAGSPDDANAKVFFDGAMSVLTPKIADGTLKVVSGQKDFTQVVTQGWKPENAQKRMDTLISANYTTATVDGVLSPNDTLARAIITSVKQAGKPIPVVTGQDSEVDSVKSIMAGEQYSTINKDTTKLVAATIEMIKALQTGAKPTTTDTTSYNNGVKVVPANLLPPVIVTKANAAEAYAGTSLEQYTK from the coding sequence ATGCGTACCTTCGCCAAGGTGCTGGCCGTCTCGTCCGTGGCCGCCCTCGCCCTCACGGGCTGTGGTCGCTCGGACACGACGACAACGAGCCCCGGCTCGACGGCAGGCGGCGCGGCCGCGGGTTTCCCGGCCAACTCGGTCATCGGCGTCGCCCTCCCCCAGAAGACCTCCGAGAACTGGGTCCTGGCTGAGAAGCTCTTCAACGACGGTCTCAAGTCGGCGGGCTTCACGGCTGACGTCCAGTTCGCCAACGGCGGAGTCACCGAGCAGCAGAACCAGATCTCGAGCATGGTCACCAAGGGCGCCAAGGTGATCGTCGTCGGTGCCATCGACGGCAAGCAGCTCGGCACCCAGCTGCAGTCCGCCAAGGACTCCGGCGCCACGATCATCGCCTACGACCGTCTCGTCCTCGACACGCAGGCCGTCGACTACTACGCGGCCTTCGACAACTTCAAGGTCGGTGTCCTGCAGGGCACCGCGCTCCTCGACGGCATGAAGGCCAAGAAAGCCAATGGCCCCTACAACATCGAGCTCTTCGCCGGGTCGCCCGACGACGCCAACGCGAAGGTCTTCTTCGACGGTGCGATGTCGGTCCTCACGCCCAAGATCGCCGACGGCACGCTCAAGGTCGTCTCGGGCCAGAAGGACTTCACCCAGGTCGTCACCCAGGGCTGGAAGCCGGAGAACGCCCAGAAGCGGATGGACACGCTGATCTCGGCCAACTACACGACCGCCACCGTCGACGGGGTCCTCTCCCCCAACGACACCCTGGCCCGCGCCATCATCACCTCGGTGAAGCAGGCCGGCAAGCCGATCCCGGTCGTCACCGGTCAGGACTCCGAGGTCGACTCGGTCAAGTCGATCATGGCGGGCGAGCAGTACTCCACCATCAACAAGGACACGACCAAGCTCGTCGCGGCCACGATCGAGATGATCAAGGCCCTGCAGACGGGTGCCAAGCCGACCACGACCGACACCACCTCGTACAACAACGGGGTCAAGGTCGTCCCGGCCAACCTGCTCCCGCCGGTCATCGTCACCAAGGCCAACGCGGCCGAGGCGTACGCGGGCACCAGCCTGGAGCAGTACACCAAGTAG